From a region of the Roseivirga sp. 4D4 genome:
- a CDS encoding SGNH/GDSL hydrolase family protein, producing MIKKLKLLFALALLFSTTTIMAQKTYLALGDSYTIGESVDISERWPVQLVKTLNDQGTEMAEPKIIATTGWRTDDLQKGIREDKGLLENYDLVSLLIGVNNQYQGKAIAQYKKEFEELINTAIKFAGNNPKKVFVVSIPDYGKTPFGAKKEKQIAKELDEYNRIAKHIALSYGIPFFNITPISREAKERPELIAKDKLHPSGKMYSEWVALFADDVAKIVKQ from the coding sequence ATGATCAAAAAGCTCAAACTGCTTTTCGCGCTGGCCTTACTCTTCTCAACAACGACTATCATGGCACAAAAGACATACCTCGCATTGGGCGATTCCTACACCATTGGTGAAAGTGTAGATATATCTGAAAGATGGCCTGTTCAACTGGTGAAAACGCTCAATGACCAAGGCACTGAGATGGCCGAGCCTAAGATCATCGCAACCACAGGCTGGCGAACCGATGATCTCCAAAAAGGTATCAGGGAAGACAAAGGGCTATTAGAAAACTATGACCTCGTGTCCTTATTAATTGGTGTGAATAACCAATATCAGGGCAAAGCCATTGCTCAATATAAAAAAGAGTTTGAAGAGCTGATCAATACCGCTATCAAGTTTGCAGGAAACAATCCAAAAAAGGTTTTTGTAGTCTCTATTCCAGACTACGGCAAAACACCATTTGGTGCAAAAAAGGAAAAACAGATCGCAAAAGAGCTCGATGAGTACAACCGAATCGCAAAGCACATTGCCCTGTCTTATGGCATTCCATTCTTTAACATCACGCCCATTTCTCGTGAGGCGAAGGAACGTCCCGAATTAATCGCTAAGGATAAACTTCACCCTTCGGGAAAGATGTATTCAGAATGGGTAGCACTATTTGCAGATGACGTAGCTAAAATTGTAAAGCAATGA
- a CDS encoding cyanophycinase: MRILLSITAVFICLGLSAQKQTTGPEKGHLIIAGGALRDPGVYAKFMELAGGEESHIVVIPTAGGYEVTKEREEGLIKSWQARGAAKVTILHTTDPEEADTEAFAGVLKEATGVYLPGGRQWRFADSYLNTKVQEYLFDLLDRGGVIAGSSAGATIQGSYLARGDSKTNTIMVGDHEEGFGFVKNIAIDQHTLARNRQFDMFEVLKVYPDLLGISIDENTAILVTGDEFEVIGQSFTLIYDGTHWDQTKNQFVKNQPGQERFHVLRKGRKYDMAERRVIR, translated from the coding sequence ATGAGAATATTACTAAGCATTACTGCCGTTTTTATCTGCCTGGGACTTAGTGCCCAAAAGCAAACCACCGGACCTGAAAAGGGCCATTTGATCATTGCTGGAGGGGCATTGCGCGACCCAGGCGTTTATGCCAAATTCATGGAACTCGCTGGTGGAGAGGAGTCACATATTGTGGTGATACCTACGGCAGGTGGTTATGAAGTCACTAAAGAAAGAGAAGAAGGCTTGATCAAGTCCTGGCAAGCACGAGGTGCCGCAAAAGTGACTATCCTCCACACCACTGACCCAGAAGAAGCGGACACAGAAGCCTTTGCGGGAGTTTTAAAGGAAGCAACAGGTGTTTACCTGCCTGGGGGAAGACAATGGCGCTTTGCTGACTCCTATCTCAATACAAAAGTTCAGGAATATTTATTTGATCTTTTGGATCGTGGGGGTGTCATAGCGGGTAGTTCTGCAGGTGCCACTATACAAGGATCCTACTTAGCCAGAGGCGATAGCAAAACCAACACCATCATGGTCGGTGATCATGAAGAAGGTTTTGGCTTTGTGAAGAATATTGCGATCGATCAGCATACATTAGCTCGAAATCGCCAATTCGATATGTTTGAGGTGCTGAAGGTCTACCCTGATTTACTAGGCATCTCGATTGATGAAAACACCGCCATACTGGTGACTGGCGATGAATTTGAAGTGATTGGCCAAAGTTTCACCCTTATTTATGATGGAACACACTGGGATCAAACCAAAAACCAGTTTGTAAAGAATCAACCAGGCCAAGAACGATTTCACGTACTTCGAAAAGGCAGAAAGTATGATATGGCCGAAAGAAGGGTGATTCGTTAA
- a CDS encoding RNA polymerase sigma factor, which produces MKEIDLMPQTNFLVTAAKSGDVIAMNQLIKQWQKRIYNFAYKYFNDYDLAMEVTQKTFISMNKNLKTLKEEGRFKSWIYRIAANYCHEEVRKQQKRWVFPFMKVQNNQENVQIENSVSATRGENPEKVYGNEELKSLLKRALATLPEEQRIVVIMKEYEGLKIREIAEIVDISENTVKSRLYYALGSLKKLLDQWNINRETVHYEV; this is translated from the coding sequence ATGAAGGAAATCGACCTGATGCCACAAACCAACTTCTTAGTCACAGCAGCCAAGTCGGGTGATGTCATTGCCATGAATCAGTTAATTAAACAATGGCAAAAACGGATCTACAACTTTGCTTACAAATACTTCAATGATTACGACCTGGCAATGGAGGTGACGCAAAAAACCTTCATTTCTATGAATAAGAACTTGAAGACCCTGAAGGAAGAAGGTCGGTTTAAATCATGGATTTATAGAATAGCCGCCAATTACTGTCATGAAGAAGTAAGAAAGCAGCAGAAAAGGTGGGTTTTCCCTTTTATGAAGGTGCAAAACAATCAGGAAAATGTGCAGATCGAAAATTCGGTGAGCGCAACCAGAGGTGAAAACCCTGAAAAAGTCTATGGCAATGAGGAACTAAAGTCCCTACTGAAAAGAGCTTTGGCCACATTACCAGAAGAACAACGAATTGTGGTCATCATGAAAGAATATGAGGGCTTAAAGATTCGTGAAATCGCTGAGATAGTAGACATCTCAGAAAACACAGTAAAGTCAAGACTTTACTACGCATTGGGCAGTCTTAAGAAACTACTCGATCAATGGAATATCAATAGAGAAACGGTGCATTATGAAGTATAA
- a CDS encoding anti-sigma factor family protein yields MKYKPTEEILMAYLYGELDTDQAGLVEAYLEENPEEKQKLKALSDTRVIFNELEDEELPGQLAFMEPAKNEEWLYWRKYVAIAATLLLILTFGWATGFKVNYDDEGLYLGYGEIERGLSEQEISDMIFENNASMAAYLQDNMKLGQDSLNLKIDALQANNDNEEIIKGIFEREKDALITQMVGLNDKLSGDYRDILRQIVVNFSNNIESQRIEDLRGIQAAFTELEDATINKQFQLENALVDLEEKVNTVIANNSNNK; encoded by the coding sequence ATGAAGTATAAACCTACCGAAGAGATATTAATGGCCTACCTATATGGCGAGCTTGACACAGATCAGGCAGGCCTAGTGGAAGCCTATCTAGAGGAGAACCCTGAAGAGAAACAAAAACTCAAAGCGTTGAGCGACACCAGGGTGATCTTTAACGAGCTAGAGGACGAAGAACTTCCAGGCCAGCTGGCGTTTATGGAACCTGCCAAAAACGAAGAGTGGCTCTACTGGAGAAAGTATGTAGCGATTGCTGCTACCCTACTACTCATCTTGACTTTTGGTTGGGCCACGGGCTTTAAAGTGAACTATGATGATGAAGGACTCTATCTTGGTTATGGAGAGATTGAAAGAGGCCTCTCTGAACAGGAGATATCAGATATGATCTTTGAAAACAACGCATCTATGGCGGCCTATCTGCAAGACAACATGAAGTTGGGTCAAGACAGTCTGAATCTAAAGATTGATGCCTTACAGGCCAATAACGATAATGAGGAAATTATTAAAGGAATTTTCGAAAGGGAAAAAGATGCCCTCATCACACAGATGGTCGGATTAAATGACAAACTCAGTGGTGACTATCGTGATATCCTTAGACAAATTGTGGTCAACTTTTCAAACAATATTGAATCCCAGCGCATCGAAGATTTAAGAGGCATTCAAGCAGCTTTCACTGAACTAGAAGATGCTACAATCAACAAGCAATTTCAACTTGAAAATGCTCTGGTAGATCTGGAAGAAAAGGTGAACACCGTGATTGCCAATAATTCAAACAACAAATAA